CACTGAGAAGATTCCTTCAGGGGTGTCATGGCGGATCTTCGGAAGCAAGTCCAGTGGGAACCTTGCAGCCAAGACCTTAACTGCTGAAGTGCAGGTGAGGGTCTCGTAAACTATATTAGGCAGCCATAAATACTATTGAACAGAacagattatatttcaataagataacattttacaatagacTCATTGCGTAGTAAGAATCAGATCTgccaaagtacgtaagctagtgctgtgaagttcattagcatagtgatgtattagTTGAGAGTAGGATCaacgattcttttctatctgacaatacatacataaactcacgcctatttgccaccggggtaagcagagactatggaattccatttgattcgatcctgacacacttcttgcatcttgcttcctccacattcatcaatcgtttcatagacgcacgccgggtcagagtagatccaattattattatactgatATTATTTAGAAAAGTCTAGAAAAGAGTCTAGGCTCTGTGCcgagtttttcttgcagctgatTCTCGGCTGTTTGGGTTGAAAAGTTTGTACTagatttaggcggatgagacgttcgacaaaataaaatacctaaaaaaaTTATGATCTCATCATGATTTTCTTCTCAGCccataattaagaaaaattgaCATTCAAAAAGTTTATCTTTAGTAATTACTtcatgattcaaagtgtaaccataatacctactgaataaatatatttttgacgttGCAGAAGTCCCTAACACCAGTGTCTTCAGGGGCCAACACTCCTCACCACCACAAGAGGCAAGGCAGCTCGGCGAGTGAGAAGCAGTTCGAGGATCTGGTCGCCAGTTCAATTGCCTTGATTCAGCATGATAGGTAAGGATGTTATTCATACTACACGCCCCTATCGCTGTCGTgctgagcagagccacaaatcaTCAACAAGATGCGGGTAATAAGTTGAaatgtcttctaaatattttataagtaacaaaATGCGCTGGGTTACAATGTTTGAGTCCAACCTTTGTTTCTGGTAGGTAAGGTAGCGCCAGTCCAACTCGCACTTCATCAAATTTATTATGAGTAAGCGGATTGGTCATGTCATTAGAACACCTATGGGACACCCGTCCTGActagctctgacctggtgtgcgcgtggaagaCGCAAAAACGTCACCACAAAGAAACTTGGCGACTctcggttgaccgagaattAAAAACTaagcatgtcatgggagcaagttAGGCTGCTAaaaatcgcgaggagtggagTGGTATTATATGAGTCCTACGGGATAATAGGATTAAAAGAATAAAGTACTAGTAAATTAATGTACTAAAAGCAAATAAGGGCATGACCCCCGGACTTAAAGCCCATCGTCCCGCAGGTCAACAGCTCAACGACATCATAGACACGGATATAGAGTATATACGGGATGTTTtattggcgtgacttattgtatttttttgttgatatcacgtggtttccagaatttgtgtccGCTTAATGGCAATGGCTTAGCCTTGACTCTGCCTTCACCTACCCCTTCAGAGATAGAGGcgtaatgttatgttgtgtgtgtgttttttttgtcgtgaGTAATTGTAGATTTATCTGATGAATTTGCCGCACAAATGGCGAGCGTTGAGAGCGCTTAACCGATGCAAAATTTCAGACTCATTGGCCGCatcgtatattacatttttcgtACAAGGTGACGAGATCAAAGAGCTTGTACGGGCTtttgaaatatactttattgcacaaataaaaagtaaaaaattcaTGCTCGTGACACAAAACTCAAAGGCAAAGCTCGGATTTTTGTCGGAAGCTTATTtgatttcctttttttaacATCGGCGGTAACTGTGtggctgcttttatttttttccaattttgaaattggaatttGATATTACTTTTTTGTTACGTCGAACAGAAGAAAAGGGGTTGAATTTAATAACatgttttgtaaattatgtTAACATGGTACTATAACCATGTTAACATTTAGGTAATAAAGAATAGATTCTTCAATACTTTAGTTGATAGAAGTTTGTGTTTGTAGTtcgttttgaataaaaaaacgccTTTTTCATCCTCTACATTGTAAACATCGGATGTAGAATAACAAAAACATGCTGTATAAGGATGGGTGTGCCCAAAGTCCTCATAAACCGCATGTTTCAGTGTTGTTCGTTACAGTTTTCACGTTCAGAGCCGGTCACGCTCTATTGGCTGGTTTGGCAATATGGCGGCGGTGGAATAGATTCGTGGAAAGTCTAGATAAGTGACCTATGAGTAGGAAGGAGAAAGTGACCTTCTTAAATTGGTTCGGTCTTTACTCAAAAACCaccattattatattgttttaagtttacgcggttattatcataattaaaacacataataacgggttcgggAGTCCAGTCCAGagcatatccctgatttaaacgcggtaagaacccgttattatgttttaaacaccattatattcttcttctatcgtgtgggttgtgaggtgcagtaccaacctcatcaaccctggtgtcaaggttactattgagccgccaaaggcccgtgacatggctcatataacgataaATTACACCAGTAAATAGttaccgggaccgacggcttaacgtgctatatattaatagttttaatgatatttttgcCAAAAAACTAGTGCATCGAATTGCCAAGAGAAAAgtataaatactaataatacttCTTATGTCTTGCTAATCTCAACGTGACGACGCTGGGCGTTAGCCAAATGACTTtcacatataatatattaaagttgTTTTACATATTATGTTTTCTGTGTTATATATTTGCGTGATATCATTCCGCAAGGGCAAACAGGTGAATAAGTCGGGGATAAGTCAGTTTTCCTTAAACATACGTTTGTTTAGATTAATATTATGCGCAATATAGTAACATTAGAAAAGGTGTCTAGGTTATAAGTTAGGGGGCCTCCGTCGATCGCGGGAGCTCTGAGCGCTTCCCAAGAGTGCCCAGTAGGAAACAGTGGCCTGGGGTCGCGGCCAAAACGTTtacgaaaagcgacagtgtaATGCGATTGATATAAGGTGACATAAAAGGTAGTGGTGGTGGTGTAAGGGgatcaaaggttgcctggaagagattgctacttagcagtAATATAGGTATTGTAaccttctatttctcttttgtttgtagttttgtatttcttctgcgtgcaataaaatatttgttatgttatgtgacatATCGATCAATTTAATCAAGTCAAtcctttataattattattaggggtctggctgaaaatcggcTTCGTATTGTCCCTCATGTGGGTCGATACAAcattagccgagctagtacTCTTTTTAGACTTAAAactttaagtcttacatttcatatatgttgaaatattaatattaagaagttatgtaacgtcttaaacctaaacaAAGAGTATCTAGCTATCTATtaatttttcgtaatcgtttgcaacttggctaagctCCCTGCAGGGTCTGGTCTGCATCACAACCGCGACGTGCGCGGCgcgtattatatcgagggcttcgaccaatagccgttggacgtctatctacgtagacagcattcgctgcgtttattggtcgaagccctcgatataatacgcggcgtgcgcggcgcggttgtcatgcagaccctgctgGAAACAACACTAACTACAACCTGCCACGACGTCGTGCGGCAGTGCTCCTCACGACCTATCATTAACTTGTTCTGCCATTTCTACTGTTccaaataagaaagaaagagacaTAATATACCCTTCAAGCTCCGGAGATAGTCTGTCTGGACCGTAGATTGAATAATGGTTCGTCTCAAGCGCAATCATTAGATCACGACTGCGGAGTCCTGGCTGAGGCAAAGGACGAGTTGCAGGGTTCATTGTGGTTGATGTACCTCTATTTTTAACCCAGCTCGGGTTGTTTCATGTCATTAGGGCAtacatcctggaaaccacgtgatcaattatttatgatccaaaaatgaattcaatcTCAAAAGAGTATAtcaaacatacacatacatacataaactcacgcctatttcccaccggggtaagcagacactatggaattccatttgcttcgatcctgacacacttctcttgcctcctccacattcatcaatcgcttcatacacgcacgccggctcagagtagatcgtactaaaccttttctaaggacatctccaatttggtcaatgtaaggttGTATGTTTGGTGTATCAAAACAATTTAGAAACAAAACCATAGCACTTCGTAAACACCTACATAATACGTCACGCTTCGTTTCCCCACCAAAGGAAGCCACAGCCGCGCCTCCCGACAATTGTAGGGTCGGTAGTCATTACTGTGCTATTTCCGCTCACATAGGTATACTCGTACCTTTAGCCTCATACCCAGACCACTTACCATGTTCCTCTGATGATAGCTTTTAGCCCGTCCCTAAGTGCGGATGGTTGCGAAGTCGTGAGAAATGTGAAGTTGATAATGTTGTTTAGGTTTTTATAAAGCTCGCGTCAGACGGAGTACTGCGCGgcaaaaggcaagagggaaaccactgctctatttttacctaaaaaaaagtagcatggagaatgctacaccgataagagtgtggctcttaaattagtatgtTAAATAAAGCCTACGTGTGCGGCTTGTTTTTCAAACGGGAATCATGGAACGGAATTTAGCTATTTTCTCTTACGTACATTTTTCAataacacatttggctcgaccattatagacggtgatacggctcaccgcccgcctatcacgttggtttaacagaaagctcggtgaaatgaTAGAATGTacctaatacttacttatttatagttacttacaGTAGGTACCCAGAAAAGTTGGTCATTTACCACATATTTCATGATACCGTTGATTTGTTGTTTACAGCGAGTGATTTCAATTCAAAGACCAAACaccatttttatttcaattcctGTCTATATTTTTTCCAATGACCTTATACCTTGGTAACATTTACACTTATTTATATCATCTATTCAACAAACTCTAATTTTAGTTTAGAAGTAGTGTACATTTTATAACTCGCGTTCGTATAGTTAATACATTATCTACCTTAtttcttatataataaaatgtaggtatgtctaCTCTAAGCAAGTTTGATTATATTGGAAACCTTAAAGGTACTTGAATGAAAGGTTCATTTCCAACTCATGTAGTTTAGCTACTCAGCCCTAAAGCACCGTTAGGTCCTCATGAAGACTGAAACCAGTGTCGAGTCACGATCACGATCGAATTATGCAGAACCAGTTCTGTCTACTAGGAATTTCCTGATTCAATTTACTGAGCTATGCTGTGCTAGTGTTGCTACTGAATCGGTAGCTTTACTATCGATAGCGTTAAACTAAAGTCTTCCTATCGAAAGCACCAGCTAACTATAGATAGTATCGATATGATAGTGTCCATACCTATTTGACTAAGAcaccaaatattttattgcacacataggAAAACAAAACCACCACCGTTCACCGATTCGTGATTCGTGATTCATGGTTCGTCCACCGTTCTActcgccctatctatggagtattgaaggcgataactccaccgacaagagcgcagctcttaaataaagagagaaagagagagagagaggaaaacaaaaagaaataaaaagcacAAAAAACGGCCGTATTGCAAGTGCAtagcacataacataacataagaatattgcactggctgctttttgttaaattatgtctattttttattttttaatatagtttatatcttgtttttcttgttcacttgattgtgcatgctgtgactacttgtaattgagctagctcttaatcttttttttattgtctgtaactttgcatgtgcagagtgtagcttgtaagttgtccataataaataaataaataaataatataaatagcttATACACTAGCCTGTATACATCCTtcggctgggcacaggcctcccctcaatcaaccggagggggcgcACGCTGATCCAGTGCGCCGCTGtgtcacctggttgtccgaaaagtaagataattccgtgcttcggaagtcctTGGGTACTATCCCAAATGCCTCTAGTATAaaaaaagtagtagtagtagtatgtaAAGAGTGCGTGAATCTTATTGAAAGTAGTATAATAGGTATTAGGTTATCGATAGCATATCGTTTGCTATCGATACTGGATCAAATCGAGCGGCAATACTAGGTTTGCTGTGCACTTACTGCACCTGTGATTATGAACGCACTGATGCGCATAATTTATGGTTGCTTAGTGGgtctgttttgtttttaaagaagATGGTTGTTTTCCACTATTTTTTAGACTGGAAGTAAAGAAAAATGACTTAAACATTTGTTGTGCAAGTCGTCTAAAGTTTAGTCCTTTCTAACATTAGGAACTATTATAATTCTCACTGAAAATTTTTATTGTTCAACAAACgtatagaataataaaaaaataatttggaaaattaatatcaattaaaaactttttagtaCTCACTGTAAAATGCCATTTACTTGTTATTCCTAATATtcgtttttaatatattttcgttAACTTACGGGGTGATAAGTATTAGTAGATACTTATGGACGATGCGGATCAACAAATCCTTCTGAGGACTGGTGGCTCGTGTAGCTGCAgctgacttgtggctctgcccaacccaATAGGGATCCTATTAAAGAATttgcaaatataattatgtatgtaccaaATAGTCGTATCGTACGTATGTTGTCACATTGCTATGAAAAATACTCCTTAAGAATACGAAACTTGAAAGAATTCATATCACAATACCAAACTACACCATAACGCTCGCGCCAGGTGCGCTCGCGCATACCGCAGAACAATGGTaggaaataaactatttttacaaCAAGACGCCGCCGAAATAGAAACCCATCTGTGAATGTTTGTCTGACTGCTGGCGGATAAgctaaaacttaaaaaaaaaaacatttaacaaAAGAATCCATCAGTCTGCTTACTCGTTCGCTTGATTAGATATGTAactattgcacaaagacattaactgccttattacaaaaagggcactaaagataaaaaaacataagtttaaaaactaaaacctgactacggaagaatcacgctctaaaaagtatgcaacaagaaaatatttctctgaaattcttccgaatagtttGATGTTTAAGAGTCAGCCATGGTCGTATGCCTTATTAAGCAAACTCTTTGGATAGATTGTCATTCCATCTGAGCTGCTTACAAAAAGTACAACGAGGTAggtacggaattccacttactgcgatcctgacaccactctcaaaatgtttaaagtatatctatactttaaacatttaagtatatctttacTTTAAACACTCTTCTCGCCAGCAAAGACACGACCACAGCACTCTAGCTGTTAATCAAAGTCGATGATCTCACTCCAAAGGCATGCTGTTAACTTAGGAAAGTGAGACGATAAACAGTAACCATATGGTGGGTCGTGTTCCGCACTCACAGAAAGTACGAAGAAATGTTTGTAAATATTATGTCCAGCTAAATTGGTTTCCAAACCACAAAACTAGATTTTACGGTTAATAAAACTGAGATttatagtttattttgtttttgtttatattgtatGGGACAACCCGACAACCCTAGACAGAATGTATGGCTCCAACTATATACAACAAAATACCGAAAGAAATAAGAATGTTGCAACACGagaaattcaaaaaaatgttaaagttattattattggataAATGTATATATGATATAAGAGAATTCAcgaatacctaattattactgaagtttgctatgtaagtatctaatctcaaatgactatttttttttttttttttctttaatttccatatgtgcttttacattttaattataaacattatttaaatatttgtatacctatCTGTAGGTGGAACATAGAGAACTAACTGTAACATAAACCTGTAACAccaattttatgtaagtacctatgttcaatgcaaataaagaatctgaatctgaatctgaatgtcatggcgccgcaaaattaggagagccCACCTAAATtgggatagcgcaaggaagaagaagtttattttgtattggCCGGGCGCACTCCGCGGTGGTCTTTTCTAGATGGACGAGGGGCGTAGCCCCGgatattttaaatgtataatgtgaaaatatgtatataatttttttttgagagTTTTTTGGTTGGAGATCCATGTTAAGCGCTACTGTAGAGGTATGATGTATACGAAGCCTGAACATGATTAGTCAGTATCCTATCGCCTAAAACGCATCCATTAACAGAGTATTGTCGCGTTTAGAAAAACCCCATACCTacaaaaaattgtggtctcaatgTTTACCCGGAGTGAAATTAATTGTAATAGAACGAGGTTTTTTTCATGAAAATTACGTTAGAGTGTCATTTTTCAAacaggcgcttacgtggtttaaACTACAAGGCGACAATCCCAGGTAAAATGactcagtcttcttctatcttatgggttgtgaagtggattaccaaccccatcaaccctggtgttagggttactattgagccgccaaaggtccctgacatagttcatgtaacgactacttatttacatcagtaagtagtaataggacggatcatcttactttcggacaatcaggtgatcagcatgttatgtcctaaccaaactagggatcacaaagtgattttcgcgatatgtccccaccgggatttgaacccgggtcctccggatcatgagctcaacgctcaaaccactggaccacggaggccgttcgaaTTACTCAaagtaagaaatataaaatgGTGGTTATCTCTTCGTGTTGAGCGGACGGTAACACAAGCGCATTAATGCAATGGCTGGCACGATCTATGCATTATTTTGATTACGATGCGCCGCACCAGCGACcgttaccaaactagggataattTACTTGAATACATTGTTTAGGAAAGTGCCAGATTTATCGGTTTAGTAGTGGTATGTGAGGTGGGACTGATAGACACAACTTACGATCATTTTCCGTTTAGGTTTTGGCAGACGTTACTAGAACACAATTTGTGGCAGCGGCCGAAACGGCCCTGGTCCCGTGGTTGAGCttggcttacgatccggaggtcccgagttcgaatcgcGGTAGGGACAatcacaaaaatatctttgtgatccgtatttggttaggacattgaagGTTGATCACtcgaaatttataaaaaaaaaatataatgaattgtttattataaaagtacgccacacacaaaaacaattacaaaaaagcgaAAAGGATGTCCGTGGAAATGATCATAAGATGGTCGTCCGCAATAATTTATTTGTCATTCGATTTCTTTGAATAAAcggaagtatttattatttgtgaataaaaaaacaatctaCTTATTCGTTATTCGAATAAATGCTAACTCTGGTTATAGTTATAAGTTGTCTTCAGACGGCTCGTGGTTCTGTCCATTCCGATAGGGATTACTGGCATGAGCATTGTGTGTCTCTGTCTATcacatttaagagccacgctcttgtcggtgtagcattctccttgctactttttaggtaaaaatagggcagtggtttccctcttgctttccgccccgcagtattctgtccgacgcgagtgggatggcgcccagagcgtctatttcaaagccgtactaccATTTGTGTTTACCATTTGTCGTTAACATAAACGCTTTCTTGTTACGACACACGCaatcattatttttacacttttttaCATCATTTAGCACCAAAGCAAACAGATGTATCGCAatagtattaattaaaaatcCGTACACGCTATCCATTTACGATTCACagaacaattttaatattccACAGATTGATCACGCAATGTACTTAAAAGTAAACTAGGCTAaggataaattatttaatataattataagtcactagtcctgtggtacaccgcaCCGGTTTGCTTATCAATCGGGGAGCCCCGGTATGGGCTTGCACCAATgagctattaatttattttaagtcacatcccggacacttcatacaaacaacctcgttttacacagacaccacacattaatATTATCGCACAcacgcgtctgtgtgtgtgacgtctgacgccatacgatttaagtctaaactgtgttcgaggggaggtgaggtgagttgccgttctatacgtagtattattccttattctatgcttaagtgcagttttcactaacacagtcgaccataatagatggcgatacggctcaccacctatcacgttggtcttacagatgtaggtatgtatatagTAGATTAGGTGCTTCTGCCAATTGGCTATTTGAGTCTCAATCCTCTATATCATTGTTTCAGACCATCAAACCTACCAGCGAAGTGCACAGAAGAAGCGTTAAGACACAAAGCAGAACATGCGCGTATGGTGGAAGCGGCGAGGCGGCGCGTCGAAAAGGAAGCAGCGGTCAGGCATGCGCGGTTGCAGGAGTCACTGCGATTGGAAGAGAGACTAGCAAGGCATGCGCGCGAGTGGACGCAGAATATACTGCCTGACTGGAGTAACATGTGAGTATGTGACAAAATAATAGAATAACACAAGAGAGGTGTAAGTAAAGGCTCCAACACTACTGAAGTTATATCAACTCGTATTACAGTCTGTCCAAATGTCTAGCACAGTCAAAGACTTACACCGGttaaatgaggataaaaactcaAATGTagaaactagaagctcaaatgtaggcggcagcactgttgagtgttcctaaattttgacagttctacatactgtaagtaagtatgtagtagttacatgaaaATCCCTATCAGAAGTCTTTGGCGATTCCATAATAACTCTAACACCCTGGGTAGTGAGGTTTGTTTTGGTACAACTTATATTTATCCTTTCTTTTAACATTACAGGAAGAATGCAAAACGCACTTTAGAGCTGTGGTGGAGCGGTCTTCCCCCATCCATCAGAGGGCGAGTGTGGCAACTGGCAATAGAGAACAAACTCAAGATATCAGAAGATTTGTATCAAGACTACGTAGCCAAAGCCAAACAGAAACTACACGAAGCACAGCTAAGAAGGAAACGGTTaaaaatcaacaacaatacatGCTGTTGTAAGAAAGACAAAGATAACGAATCTAAATGTGCCGAAAAAGTTGTTGTCAACGGAGAAAAGGTAGAAAGTGAAAAAGCTTCCGCGAGCAGTGAAACAGTTGAGTGCAACACTGAAAAAATAGGGTCTACGAGTGAAAAAGCGGCAAGTAGTGAAAAGACTGACAAGAAACAAGAGAAATCTAAAACCGACGAAGTGATTGAAGATAAACCTCGTTTAGGAATGCCAAGGAACTTCAGTGAACAGAACCTTAAATCTCAGGATAAGAAAGATAACGAAGGACCAAAGAAGTGTTGTTCGAAATCCAACCCTAATCTGTTAGATTACAGTGATGAATGTTCCATGGAGCTGATTCAGCTAGATATAGCCAGGACGTTTCCGCATCTGTGTATATTTCAGCCTGGAGGACCGTATTTTGATGTTCTTCACGAGCTTTTGGCTGCTTATGTGTGTTATAGGCCAGATATTGGTTACATACAGGTctgtattatttctttttacaacaacattattttatttttaatagttcATATTgtcacgatctttataatctcATTTCTTTTGATAATTTTAGCGAAAGTGATTAATGTTTGATGATTCACGTGAACCTGATTCTTCGGTTTTTGTTACAATAATCTACTTTAACATTTAACAGAATCTACTAAAAGGTTTACTAAAAGCATAGAATGCTGAATCTCTAGGACGTGGTGTTTCGTGTAATTTGACAAATTAACAGTGAATATGCGTTTTAGGGAGTTCCATTTGAACTCACTTTTGCCGAGTTCGACAATGGCTCTATTATTGCATTCTTcatataaagtgatttttgggatttGGCGTCGTTTCTGGCAGACAAACTTACTCTGTCCAGCATTTATCGTAGATAAATAAATGACCTACGATATTTCCGCCAAGATCGTGACTAAAAACTCAAAATCCTCGTATTATTTTTGCAGGGTATGTCGTTCATAGCAGCGGTACTCATCTTGAACATGGAGGCGCCGCAAGCGTTCGTGTGCTTCGCCAACCTGCTGGATGGGCCCGTGCTGCGTGCCGCCTTCACCAGGGATGGCGCTGCCATGCAGGTGAACCTCGCATACATAAACACCTGTGGTGGACTCGGCTAATTGACTGGCTAGTTCCGCCCATACACCACAGGTGGCGCTTAACGCACACTAGTAACACTGGCGTGTCACTAGAGATCGACGATGCAACGGTATTACATTGGTAGTTGTATACGTCGCTCTGTCAAAACTTTATTAGCGCGTTGTAGGGCATCTGCGTTACACGATAAGCGCCATCTGTGTTGTATAGGCAGAAGTCAAAACTAGTTGGTCAAATGTTTCGGTCCACCACACACCTTATATTCGTCCCACGTGCAGTGCTGTGCACACACTTCCCCTAAATCAATCGGGAAAAGGTGTGGAGTGTACTCCATCACGCTTCTCCATCGTGTTTACAATTTTACCAGATGCCTTTACACTTCTAGGAGGTTCTAAGAAGTCATCTATTGTGTCAGCCGACCATTTGGCTGGTGTCTGCATTCCGTAACCTCCTTGCTATAATCGATGCCTTTTTGCTAAGTGTCCAAAAAACTAACCTAAAGCTTGGgccaaagaaaaatgttttaaaatctaaacacatctgaattaaaaagtaacttaacCTAAACCTTTAATTTTCTCATTCCAGCGACTATGGAAAGCGTATACAACCCTCCTCCGACACAACCTACCGTCGCTAGCAGATATTGTAGCACCAGAGCTATACTTGTTGGAGTGGTTGTACACAGCATTCGCGAAGGCCATGCCTTTAGACGCCGCTTGCCGGGTGTGGGACGTGTTTCTAAGAGACGGGGATACCTTCTTGTTCAACACTGCTCTAGGTAAGAATTggggtattcttcttctatcgtgtgggttctgtg
This sequence is a window from Pectinophora gossypiella chromosome 14, ilPecGoss1.1, whole genome shotgun sequence. Protein-coding genes within it:
- the LOC126372737 gene encoding TBC1 domain family member 12-like, with amino-acid sequence MSSPCQKGGMRLSEALDNMQLAYNPITKQLHFVSPKVEKPAEDIPDDIDKLSKKSSFSDEGNYSLSTCEKSDTSDSPKSTLQWGGSVSGHQRGKDGGSFSSTISSLSECSLGSSASKDDDFETTAEHDQAKLKKKGLSGFFSRGVFPWKSSSSSSPKTDTEKIPSGVSWRIFGSKSSGNLAAKTLTAEVQKSLTPVSSGANTPHHHKRQGSSASEKQFEDLVASSIALIQHDRPSNLPAKCTEEALRHKAEHARMVEAARRRVEKEAAVRHARLQESLRLEERLARHAREWTQNILPDWSNMKNAKRTLELWWSGLPPSIRGRVWQLAIENKLKISEDLYQDYVAKAKQKLHEAQLRRKRLKINNNTCCCKKDKDNESKCAEKVVVNGEKVESEKASASSETVECNTEKIGSTSEKAASSEKTDKKQEKSKTDEVIEDKPRLGMPRNFSEQNLKSQDKKDNEGPKKCCSKSNPNLLDYSDECSMELIQLDIARTFPHLCIFQPGGPYFDVLHELLAAYVCYRPDIGYIQGMSFIAAVLILNMEAPQAFVCFANLLDGPVLRAAFTRDGAAMQRLWKAYTTLLRHNLPSLADIVAPELYLLEWLYTAFAKAMPLDAACRVWDVFLRDGDTFLFNTALGILHLYQDELKDMDFIAAAQFLTKLPDDLDPEALFKSISCVSMTYDGMSFEELAMCAGGSLDDDVTVRL